One segment of Drosophila ananassae strain 14024-0371.13 chromosome 3R, ASM1763931v2, whole genome shotgun sequence DNA contains the following:
- the LOC6504447 gene encoding uncharacterized protein LOC6504447, translating into MNQFALNRVLATQLREDWGPEEKVRARLAQMGKRLRASATQAPLAIPSSTTYQYHTRLPETRKTYENMMDRIHMTMKSVRPPRRPRRPIAPPPVVEAPVEPPPPLPTKCKRSKSGRIKGGGNSSRTASATVFGNRINPLTISKAQRMVKQNVSDIGQKSFNQRNRIREVIQQKSVLETMLQQHKKLQRDRQIIALDIQRMRADLDRIRNKLDTSLQNLNSTRTLFSVQPSKTSTGKKSSIKKVSTHSVNVRRSSGSRKFKGKSKSSNSMPININKSSAVKRRAH; encoded by the exons atgaACCAATTTGCATTAAACCGCGTCCTGGCTACTCAGCTTCGCGAGGACTGGGGGCCGGAGGAAAAAGTCAGAGCCAGGCTGGCGCAGATGGGTAAGAGGCTCCGGGCCTCAGCTACCCAAGCACCACTGGCTATACCATCATCAACAACCTATCAATATCACACTCGTTTACCCGAAACGCGAAAGACCTACGAAAACATGATGGACCGGATACACATGACCATGAAGT CTGTGAGACCACCACGCAGACCACGGCGACCAATTGCGCCCCCGCCAGTAGTTGAAGCTCCGGTTGAACCGCCACCGCCGCTGCCGACAAAATGCAAGCGCAGCAAATCCGGTCGAATCAAAGGTGGCGGCAACTCCTCGAGGACAGCTAGTGCAACGGTGTTCGGCAACAGGATCAATCCCTTAACCATCAGTAAAGCGCAGCGGATGGTAAAGCAAAATGTAAGCGACATTGGCCAAAAGAGTTTCAACCAGCGCAATCGCATCCGTGAGGTTATACAGCAGAAGAGTGTGCTGGAGACGATGCTGCAGCAGCACAAGAAGCTGCAGAGGGATCGTCAGATTATTGCCTTGGATATTCAGCGTATGCGGGCGGATCTGGACAGGATTCGCAATAAGTTGGACACTTCGCTGCAGAATTTAAACTCTACCCGTACACTTTTTAGTGTACAGCCCAGCAAGACCAGCACGGGCAAGAAGAGCAGCATTAAGAAAGTTTCGACGCACAGTGTAAATGTTCGGCGTTCCTCCGGGTCGCGAAAGTTCAAGGGAAAATCAAAAAGTTCCAATTCTATGCCCATAAACATCAACAAATCTTCTGCTGTCAAGCGCCGTGCGCACTAA